A single genomic interval of Gossypium raimondii isolate GPD5lz chromosome 11, ASM2569854v1, whole genome shotgun sequence harbors:
- the LOC105803616 gene encoding 2-hydroxyacyl-CoA lyase, translated as MADCLDGNVLAAKSFARFGVTHMFGVVGIPVTGLANRAVQLGIRFIAFHNEQSAGYAASAYGYLTGRPGLLLTVSGPGCVHGLAGLSNAMINTWPMVMISGSSDQKDSGRGDFQELDQIEAVKPFSKFSVKAKDIKEIPDCVARVLDHAVSGRPGGCYLDLPTDVLHQMITESEAEKLLTEVEKERVFEATKAPPSSEIAKAVSVLRKAERPLIVFGKGAAYARAEGELKKLVERTGIPFLPTPMGKGLVNDDHELAASAARSLAIGKCDVALVVGARLNWLLHFGESPKWDKDVKFILVDVSEEEIKLRKPHLGLVGDAKKVLEMINKEIKDDPFCLGKSHPWVEAISKKVKDNVSKMEAQLAKDVVPFNFLTPMRIIRDAILGVGSPAPVVVSEGANTMDVGRSVLVQTEPRTRLDAGTWGTMGVGLGYCIAAAVASPERLVVAVEGDSGFGFSAMEVETLVRYKLPVVVIVFNNGGVYGGDRRSPEEVSGPFKDDPAPTSFVPGAAYHTLIEAFGGKGYLVGTPDELKSALSESFSARKPAVINVLIDPFAGAESGRMQHKN; from the exons atggcGGACTGTTTAGACGGCAATGTTTTAGCAGCCAAGTCCTTTGCCCGTTTCGGCGTCACCCACATGTTTGGCGTCGTGGGTATCCCCGTTACTGGCCTCGCCAACCGTGCAGTCCAATTGGGTATTCGTTTTATTGCTTTTCACAACGAACAATCCGCTGGTTATGCGGCTTCTGCTTATGGCTACCTCACGGGCCGACCCGGTCTTCTCTTGACTGTTTCCGGGCCCGGTTGCGTCCACGGTCTGGCTGGTTTGTCCAATGCTATGATCAACACCTGGCCCATGGTCATGATCTCTGGCTCCTCCGATCAGAAGGATTCCGGTCGTGGAGATTTCCAGGAGCTTGATCAGATCGAAGCAGTGAAACCCTTTTCGAAATTCTCTGTTAAAGCCAAAGATATCAAGGAAATTCCCGATTGTGTTGCTAGGGTTTTGGATCATGCAGTTTCGGGTCGACCCGGTGGGTGTTATTTGGATTTACCGACTGATGTATTACATCAGATGATAACTGAATCCGAAGCAGAGAAATTGTTAACCGAGGTCGAGAAAGAAAGGGTTTTTGAAGCAACAAAAGCACCGCCGAGTTCTGAAATCGCAAAGGCGGTTAGTGTGTTGAGGAAGGCGGAAAGGCCATTGATTGTTTTCGGCAAAGGGGCGGCTTATGCCCGAGCTGAAGGGGAACTAAAAAAGTTGGTTGAAAGAACGGGGATTCCCTTTTTGCCAACTCCAATGGGTAAAGGGCTGGTGAACGACGATCATGAGTTGGCCGCTAGTGCTGCAAGGTCACTCGCCATTGGCAAATGTGATGTTGCATTGGTTGTTGGGGCAAGGCTCAATTGGTTATTGCACTTTGGGGAGAGTCCTAAATGGGATAAAGATGTGAAGTTCATTTTAGTGGATGTTTCTGAAGAAGAGATTAAGTTGAGAAAACCCCATTTAGGTTTAGTTGGGGATGCTAAGAAGGTTTTGGAGATGATTAATAAGGAGATTAAAGATGACCCTTTCTGTTTGGGAAAGTCTCATCCTTGGGTGGAGGCTATTTCGAAGAAGGTGAAGGATAATGTGTCGAAAATGGAAGCTCAGTTGGCGAAAGATGTTGTGCCGTTTAACTTTTTGACTCCTATGAGGATTATAAGAGATGCTATTTTGGGGGTTGGGAGTCCAGCTCCGGTGGTGGTTTCAGAAGGGGCGAATACTATGGATGTTGGAAGGTCTGTGCTGGTTCAGACCGAGCCTAGGACTAGGTTGGATGCAGGGACTTGGGGGACAATGGGAGTTGGTTTAGGTTATTGCATTGCCGCTGCTGTGGCTAGTCCAGAACGGCTTGTGGTTGCAGTCGAAGGGGACTCGGGATTCGGGTTCAGTGCTATGGAGGTTGAG ACATTGGTTCGATACAAGTTGCCTGTTGTTGTGATAGTCTTTAACAACGGTGGTGTTTACGGTGGTGACCGAAGGAGCCCTGAAGAAGTAAGTGGCCCTTTCAAAGATGACCCTGCGCCCACTTCCTTTGTTCCTGGTGCTGCTTACCATACTTTAATCGAAGCTTTCGGGGGAAAGGGTTACCTTGTCGGGACACCTGATGAATTAAAATCTGCCCTTTCTGAATCCTTCTCTGCAAGGAAGCCGGCTGTGATAAATGTGCTAATCGATCCCTTTGCCGGTGCAGAAAGTGGGAGAATGCAGCACAAGAATTGA
- the LOC105801019 gene encoding uncharacterized protein LOC105801019, with protein sequence MEFLQKSIPGTLRGYWRRRRYQRLHGGEVIKKKNVKLTRIGARSRRFWKIKAIPKLRWRPMKLLTKLKNGYMNMMLRLAGTENQFGGKRIPKARKVALGYSCYEFDQRLVYEIYKNLSATHELYG encoded by the coding sequence ATGGAGTTTCTTCAGAAATCAATTCCCGGTACCTTGAGGGGATACTGGAGAAGGCGGCGATACCAAAGACTCCACGGCGGCGAAGTGATCAAGAAAAAGAACGTAAAACTCACGAGGATCGGAGCGAGGTCGCGAAGGTTTTGGAAGATCAAAGCGATACCGAAGCTGCGATGGAGGCCGATGAAGCTTTTGACGAAGCTCAAAAACGGTTACATGAATATGATGTTAAGGTTAGCTGGGACTGAGAATCAATTCGGAGGGAAACGGATTCCCAAAGCTCGAAAGGTTGCTTTGGGTTATTCGTGCTATGAATTTGATCAAAGGTTGGTTTATGAGATTTACAAGAATTTAAGTGCTACTCATGAGCTATATGGATAA
- the LOC105803615 gene encoding putative disease resistance protein RGA4 has protein sequence MADVFVSSLVSTILGNLNSLALREFEIASNLETDLQDLESTLSTIQAVLQDAEQKQWRSEAVRNWLRKLKDIAYDADDLLDEFAAKAFLWKARENMSSKVSDFFSSKNSTVFTFKKAHELKQIRQRLDAVAEEKNKFHLTEKVGDLEIDDREWRLTSSLVNESEILGRNEDKENVINGLFGSSLDKNDLSIYAICGMGGLGKTTLAQLVFNDERVERGFALRIWVCVSDAFEVRRLIKAVIESIDGSPCDIVELDPLQRYLQEKLRGKRFLLVLDDVWNENFEKWDGFRNSLNVGAKGSMVIVTTRIEKVALIMATLPIYHLDYLSDENSWLLFKHRSVLMESEEGYKRLESIGKQIVQKCGGVPLAVKALGSMLRLKRRESDWLCVKESEIWELPDDGSGILPALRLSYDNLPSYLRQCFAYCSIFPKDCEMDKSQLIELWMANGFVPSRGRRELREIGDEIFLELTWRSFFQDVTEDDDGTVTCKMHDLVHDLAISIMRFECYMYDKNQSFGSPKQIRHLHIPIQPMPPFGYGRILLDKQYNLLKSCSSVRSLILGGIGLTKADCPLKHVRALDCNMYQIPKSLGKMVHLRYLNIRYQGSACIDRIPKSFCNLVHLTYLNLSYTRIKRLPQSANCLLNLQIMKLSCCRYLCELPQGMQHMRSLKCVDISHCDSLEQTPPGIGHLTQLVELSIFIVRKDHGCGVWELKELDLGKELSLKELDNVTGSTEAKSANLIRKQNLRSLSLIWGKQAGEFPDNEEEVLSSLQPHYNLEYFRISCYQGLRLPSWLIDLPNLVSVELDLCKRCSHLPPLGELPLLKVLKIKGMDAVKCISSEFYGNGINPFSSLEELYFDSMPVLETWKTVEERGNFPRLQILVFRKCPELIELPKFPTLKKLRIWKRGSGLSSPCLGSLEIDDLSGLTVFPSGLLQNQTHLEELRIESLPDLKSLSNHLDNLSVLKHLQIYGCHKLEDILEALQNLNALESLGLGSCHSLVSFPGNVNGLTSLRVLKILGCDRFTSLSDRVMHLTHLEELCIWDCPMLNSLPAEIQHLNALQKLTISWCDGFTSVPNQIEHLTSLCELNFEYCIHLMSLPQGIKSLTTLKNLYIRGCPHLEKWCNEGGGEGWPYIAHVPHIQIFAYDKALYSMGRRSHGSLFTRFGDWTCGIASKLLKCKLES, from the exons ATGGCAGATGTTTTTGTTTCTTCCCTTGTGAGTACCATCTTAGGGAACCTCAATTCTCTAGCTCTTCGTGAATTTGAAATCGCAAGTAATTTGGAAACCGACCTTCAAGATCTCGAGAGCACTTTAAGTACGATTCAAGCCGTGCTTCAAGACGCAGAGCAGAAACAATGGAGGAGCGAGGCCGTCAGGAATTGGCTCAGAAAACTCAAGGATATCGCTTACGATGCTGATGATTTACTCGACGAGTTTGCTGCAAAAGCTTTCCTATGGAAAGCTCGAGAAAACATGAGCAGCAAAGTAAGTGATTTCTTTTCCTCTAAAAATTCCACTGTGTTTACTTTCAAGAAGGCTCATGAACTTAAGCAAATTAGGCAGAGGTTAGATGCTGTAGCAGAGGAGAAAAACAAATTCCATTTGACTGAAAAAGTTGGGGATTTAGAAATTGATGATAGGGAATGGCGATTGACTAGCTCGCTGGTCAATGAATCTGAAATATTGGGAAGAAATGAGGATAAAGAGAACGTAATCAACGGGTTGTTTGGTAGTTCgttggataaaaatgatttgtCCATTTATGCCATTTGTGGTATGGGTGGACTTGGAAAGACTACTCTTGCTCAACTGGTGTTCAATGATGAAAGGGTTGAAAGGGGTTTTGCTTTGAGGATTTGGGTATGTGTATCCGATGCTTTTGAAGTCAGAAGGTTGATAAAAGCAGTTATTGAGTCCATTGATGGTAGTCCTTGTGATATCGTTGAGCTCGACCCTCTGCAACGATACTTGCAAGAAAAGCTGAGGGGGAAGCGATTTCTTCTCGTATTAGATGATGTTTGgaatgaaaactttgaaaaatggGATGGTTTTAGGAATTCATTGAACGTTGGAGCAAAAGGCAGCATGGTCATAGTTACAACCCGGATCGAGAAAGTTGCTCTTATCATGGCTACTCTTCCCATATACCATTTGGACTATTTATCGGATGAGAATTCTTGGTTATTATTCAAGCACCGTTCTGTTCTGATGGAAAGCGAGGAGGGATACAAGAGATTGGAAAGCATTGGAAAGCAAATTGTTCAGAAGTGTGGAGGGGTTCCTTTGGCTGTAAAAGCTCTTGGAAGCATGTTGCGGTTAAAGCGTAGAGAAAGTGACTGGTTATGTGTTAAAGAAAGTGAGATCTGGGAGTTACCGGATGACGGGAGTGGCATTTTACCTGCCTTGAGATTAAGTTATGACAATCTACCATCATATTTAAGGCAGTGCTTTGCGTATTGTTCGATATTCCCAAAAGATTGTGAAATGGATAAATCTCAGTTGATAGAGTTATGGATGGCAAATGGATTTGTTCCTTCTAGAGGACGTAGGGAGTTGCGTGAAATTGGAGATGAGATATTCCTCGAGTTAACTTGGAGGTCCTTCTTTCAAGATGTTACTGAAGATGATGATGGCACTGTGACCTGTAAAATGCATGATCTCGTTCATGACCTTGCAATTTCGATAATGAGGTTCGAATGTTATATGTATGACAAAAACCAGTCGTTTGGGTCTCCAAAACAGATTAGGCACTTACATATTCCCATTCAACCAATGCCTCCTTTCGGTTACGGAAGGATTCTCTTGGACAAACAATATAATCTCCTCAAAAGCTGTTCGTCAGTGCGGTCCCTCATTCTTGGTGGCATTGGCCTGACTAAAGCCGATTGTCCTCTGAAACATGTGAGAGCACTGGACTGCAATATGTATCAAATACCGAAGTCGCTAGGAAAGATGGTACACCTGAGATATTTAAACATACGTTATCAGGGAAGCGCATGCATCGATAGAATTCCGAAATCTTTTTGTAACTTGGTGCACTTGACGTATCTAAACTTGTCTTACACTCGCATCAAAAGATTGCCCCAGTCTGCCAATTGCCTCCTAAACTTGCAGATTATGAAACTCTCCTGCTGTCGCTATCTTTGTGAGCTACCCCAAGGAATGCAACATATGAGAAGCCTAAAGTGTGTTGATATCTCACATTGTGATTCTCTTGAGCAAACTCCACCTGGAATTGGGCACCTGACTCAATTGGTAGAACTGAGTATATTTATAGTAAGGAAGGACCATGGTTGTGGAGTTTGGGAGCTTAAAGAGTTAGACCTTGGAAAGGAGTTGTCTCTAAAGGAACTCGATAATGTGACAGGTTCAACTGAAGCCAAGAGTGCCAACTTGATAAGGAAGCAAAATCTCCGATCATTGAGTTTAATCTGGGGAAAACAAGCAGGGGAATTTCCAGATAATGAAGAAGAGGTTCTTAGCAGTCTCCAACCTCATTATAATCTGGAGTATTTTCGGATAAGCTGTTATCAAGGTTTAAGGCTTCCCAGTTGGTTGATTGATTTACCGAATCTGGTCTCAGTTGAGCTTGACCTGTGTAAAAGATGTTCACATCTTCCACCTCTAGGGGAACTGCCGTTGCTCAAGGTTCTTAAAATAAAGGGAATGGATGCTGTGAAGTGCATTAGCAGTGAATTCTATGGAAATGGGATCAATCCGTTCTCATCATTGGAGGAACTCTATTTTGACTCAATGCCTGTTTTGGAGACGTGGAAAACAGTTGAGGAAAGGGGAAATTTTCCTCGTCTGCAAATCTTGGTTTTCAGGAAATGCCCTGAGTTGATTGAATTGCCAAAGTTTCCAACCCTCAAAAAGCTTCGAATTTGGAAAAGGGGGAGCGGCTTATCTAGTCCTTGTCTTGGTTCACTTGAGATCGATGACCTTTCTGGCTTGACAGTTTTTCCCAGTGGTTTGTTGCAAAATCAAACACACCTTGAGGAGTTGAGGATAGAATCGTTACCTGACCTCAAGTCTCTGTCGAATCATCTGGATAATCTATCTGTGCTGAAACACTTGCAAATCTACGGCTGCCACAAGCTTGAAGACATTCTTGAAGCACTACAAAACCTCAATGCTTTAGAGAGTTTGGGTTTGGGTAGTTGTCACAGTCTTGTTTCGTTTCCTGGTAATGTAAATGGCTTAACTTCACTTCGTGTCCTGAAGATTTTAGGGTGCGATAGATTTACCTCTTTGTCTGATAGGGTCATGCATTTGACACATCTTGAGGAATTGTGCATTTGGGATTGTCCGATGTTGAATTCTTTACCGGCAGAAATCCAGCATCTAAATGCTCTTCAAAAATTGACAATTAGTTGGTGTGACGGATTTACTTCTGTTCCAAACCAGATAGAACATCTCACCTCCCTTTGTGAGTTGAATTTCGAATATTGTATTCATTTGATGTCATTGCCTCAAGGGATAAAGAGCCTCACAACACTCAAGAACCTATACATTCGGGGATGCCCCCATTTGGAAAAGTGGTGCAACGAAGGGGGAGGAGAGGGTTGGCCTTACATAGCACATGTTCCCCATATTCAAATCTTTGCTTATGATAAAGCATTGTACTCTATGGGACGAAGATCCCATGGCAGTCTCTTTACAAG GTTTGGTGATTGGACATGTGGCATAGCAAGTAAGTTGTTGAAATGTAAGCTAGAGTCATGA